The genomic segment TCGGGGCTTTTCAACGGGTTTAATCCACAGGCCTTTCTGGTTCATATTCTATTCATAACCAATACTTTTGAAAACTTCATTATTTATTTCCATGACACTTGAAATAACCGTCCGACAGTGTTATACTTCTCTTTACAAAACAATACTGCTCCGAATCATTCGAAAAGGTGACCGCCATGGAAACGAGACGTTCATTCATGAAGAAAACCGCCCTGACCGGGATCGCAGGAATTCTCGCATCCGGGCATGCTCCCGTATTCGCCCGTGATATGGGTATGCTGAAGCTCAGCAGGCTCGGGCTCGGCTCTCATAATTTTCTCGGAAGGTTCAAAACTCCGCCGGAGAGTTTCAAAGGCCCGGTGAAATGTAAACCGTACGCCGTATGGGACGATATCCCCGAGGTTGCCGATGCGATGAAGGGCGATCTCTTCGAAAAGGTGATGCGCGACCCGGTCGAGGTAGTGAAGGAATCGGACGGTATTCTCGTGATGCACGCGGATTACCGTAAGGTGTTCGAGCTCGCTCAGCCCGCGCTCGAAATGGGAAAGCCCGTGTTCATCAACCGGCCGTTCACCGCAACAATCGCCGATGCCGAGGAAGCGGTACGGCTCGCGCGGGCATACAATACGCCGCTCATGAGCGCCTCGTCGCTCGAGTTCCAGCCGGAGATTATGGACATGCAGAAGTTTATCGTGGACAAAGGGCCGCTCCGCGCCTATGAGGCATACTGCTGCGAGCCGCATTTCACCTGGCACTTCCCCCATGTCATCAACTATGCCCATGCGGCTCTCGGCGGAGGATTCGAGTCTGCCTATTTCGCCGGTGACTATGTCATGGAGCTCCGGTCGTGGACACTCGACAAAAAACCGATCGGCTCGTCCCTCTGCGTTCTCACCTATAAACCGCGCGAGGGCCAGCCGCCGGTCATCGGGATGAACCACTGCGGCGCCCAGCCCGGGGGATACCACATCGATGTATACTGCATGCAGGAAAACAAGCTCTTT from the bacterium genome contains:
- a CDS encoding twin-arginine translocation signal domain-containing protein, whose protein sequence is METRRSFMKKTALTGIAGILASGHAPVFARDMGMLKLSRLGLGSHNFLGRFKTPPESFKGPVKCKPYAVWDDIPEVADAMKGDLFEKVMRDPVEVVKESDGILVMHADYRKVFELAQPALEMGKPVFINRPFTATIADAEEAVRLARAYNTPLMSASSLEFQPEIMDMQKFIVDKGPLRAYEAYCCEPHFTWHFPHVINYAHAALGGGFESAYFAGDYVMELRSWTLDKKPIGSSLCVLTYKPREGQPPVIGMNHCGAQPGGYHIDVYCMQENKLFQADNKTLFDHMFTALHEFFVSRTVPRPYEAILEQHRALVAANVSRLTGKAVSLDSLGGEDALPYSEGIRRYIVNRTLNKKQ